One Williamsia phyllosphaerae DNA segment encodes these proteins:
- a CDS encoding VOC family protein, producing MEILSARVLLRPTDAETTLRFYRDQLGLAIAREYGAGVVFFAGSTLIEVASHMAADTTGPGTDATGLWLQVRDLDATEASLRDAGVTIAREARTEPWGLREMHVLDPDGRTLIFVEIPAGHPLRTDVRDVTNG from the coding sequence GTGGAGATATTGAGCGCCCGAGTCCTTCTCCGGCCGACCGATGCCGAGACAACCCTGCGCTTCTATCGCGATCAGCTGGGGCTGGCGATTGCTCGCGAGTACGGAGCCGGGGTCGTGTTCTTCGCCGGCTCGACGCTGATCGAGGTCGCGTCGCACATGGCCGCCGACACGACCGGTCCCGGCACCGACGCGACGGGTCTGTGGTTACAGGTCCGCGACCTCGATGCCACCGAGGCCTCCCTGCGCGACGCCGGCGTGACCATCGCCCGCGAGGCCCGAACGGAGCCGTGGGGACTGCGCGAGATGCACGTACTCGACCCCGACGGACGAACGTTGATCTTCGTCGAGATCCCGGCGGGCCATCCCCTCCGGACCGACGTCCGTGACGTAACGAACGGGTGA
- the gmd gene encoding GDP-mannose 4,6-dehydratase, with protein MPTALITGITGQDGSYMAEFLLGKGYEVHGLIRRTSSFNRARIEHLYVDPHESRTRLHLHYGDLGDSARLITLLSDISPDEVYNFAAQSHVRVSFDEPEHTGDATGMGVTRMLEATRLSGKECRFYQASSSEMFGATPPPQNEQTPFYPRSPYGAAKLYGYWMTRNHREAYGMYAVNGILFNHESPRRGETFVTRKITRAVAGIKAGRQEHVYLGNLDAIRDWGYAPEYVEGAWMMLQADEPSDYVLATGTPCTVREFVVAAFAHADLDWEEHVRFDERYLRPTEVDSLIGDASEAERILGWKSSVAVDELARIMVDADIAALGHDSSPWIDTVTLPSWSDDIPGDRRPG; from the coding sequence ATGCCCACGGCGCTGATCACCGGCATCACCGGACAAGACGGTTCGTACATGGCCGAGTTCCTGCTCGGCAAGGGGTACGAGGTGCATGGTCTGATCCGACGGACCTCGTCGTTCAACCGAGCCCGCATCGAGCACCTCTACGTCGACCCGCACGAGAGTCGAACCCGGCTGCATCTGCACTACGGCGACCTCGGAGACAGCGCGCGATTGATCACCCTGCTCTCGGACATCTCGCCCGATGAGGTCTACAACTTCGCGGCGCAGTCCCATGTACGGGTGAGTTTCGACGAACCCGAACACACCGGTGACGCAACCGGGATGGGCGTCACACGCATGCTCGAGGCCACTCGTCTCTCGGGGAAAGAATGTCGCTTCTATCAGGCCTCGAGTTCTGAGATGTTCGGGGCGACACCGCCGCCGCAGAACGAACAGACGCCGTTCTATCCACGTTCGCCGTACGGCGCAGCAAAGCTGTACGGCTACTGGATGACCCGTAACCACCGCGAGGCGTATGGCATGTACGCGGTCAACGGGATCCTGTTCAACCACGAATCCCCGCGCCGTGGAGAGACTTTCGTGACTCGTAAGATCACCCGAGCGGTGGCGGGCATCAAAGCCGGGCGCCAGGAGCACGTGTACCTCGGTAACCTCGATGCGATCCGCGACTGGGGATACGCGCCGGAGTACGTCGAGGGCGCATGGATGATGTTGCAGGCCGACGAACCCTCGGATTATGTGCTGGCCACCGGTACTCCCTGCACCGTCCGGGAATTCGTGGTCGCTGCGTTCGCGCACGCCGACCTCGACTGGGAGGAGCATGTTCGCTTCGACGAGCGGTACCTACGTCCCACCGAGGTGGACTCGTTGATCGGCGACGCGAGCGAGGCCGAACGTATTCTCGGTTGGAAATCGTCCGTGGCTGTCGACGAGCTCGCACGGATCATGGTCGACGCCGACATCGCCGCACTCGGGCACGACTCGTCACCCTGGATCGACACCGTGACGTTGCCGTCCTGGTCGGACGACATCCCCGGTGACCGACGCCCGGGCTGA
- the menE gene encoding o-succinylbenzoate--CoA ligase, protein MRTLTTLPLRAGPAVLDATEQLVGILDGRVAALPVPASDQTETDRLVTALGAGEPIDDAVSLVVATSGTTGVPKGAMHTRETLAASAAATESFLGGPGGWLLALPPHHIAGLQVLLRSLRAGHTPVIFDVAGGFDPADLVTGIDAMTGPRRYTSLVPTQLIKTLDDTSATAALCEVDAVLVGGAATPPLLARRAVDAGIPIVRTYGMSETCGGCVYDGVALDGVHIGIDDPNPDGIGRVVLSGPVVALGYRNLPDHPAFATPGEYRTDDLGRLDADGVLSIVGRADEAISTGGLTVVPQVVEAAILSDPTIAECAVLGLPDERLGERVVAVVVPAGGAVVTAEQVRAVAAEQLDRTAVPREVFIVGELPRRGPGKVDRAALRRTLS, encoded by the coding sequence CTGAGAACCCTCACCACCCTCCCGCTGCGGGCCGGTCCTGCGGTCCTAGACGCCACTGAGCAGCTGGTGGGCATTCTCGACGGGCGAGTCGCTGCCCTTCCCGTTCCAGCATCTGATCAAACCGAGACCGATCGGCTCGTCACAGCTCTCGGTGCCGGTGAACCGATCGACGACGCCGTGTCGCTGGTGGTCGCCACCTCTGGGACGACCGGGGTTCCCAAGGGCGCCATGCACACCCGCGAGACGCTGGCGGCCTCGGCCGCGGCGACCGAGTCCTTCCTCGGCGGTCCCGGTGGTTGGTTGCTGGCGCTGCCGCCGCACCACATCGCCGGACTCCAGGTGCTGCTGCGCAGTCTGCGTGCCGGACACACCCCGGTGATCTTCGACGTCGCGGGCGGATTCGACCCCGCCGATCTCGTCACCGGAATCGACGCGATGACCGGCCCCCGGCGTTACACCTCACTCGTTCCGACACAGCTGATCAAGACCCTCGACGACACCTCGGCCACCGCCGCGTTGTGCGAGGTCGACGCGGTGCTCGTCGGCGGCGCCGCGACCCCGCCCCTGCTGGCACGCCGGGCGGTCGACGCGGGCATCCCGATCGTCCGCACCTACGGCATGAGCGAGACCTGCGGGGGCTGCGTCTACGACGGCGTCGCCCTCGACGGAGTGCACATCGGTATCGACGACCCGAATCCCGACGGCATCGGGCGGGTGGTGCTCTCCGGTCCGGTGGTCGCGCTCGGTTACCGCAACCTGCCCGACCACCCGGCGTTCGCGACACCCGGCGAGTACCGCACCGACGACCTCGGTCGGCTCGATGCCGATGGCGTGCTCAGCATCGTCGGACGAGCCGACGAGGCCATCAGCACCGGCGGGTTGACCGTCGTTCCCCAGGTGGTCGAGGCGGCCATTCTCAGCGACCCGACGATCGCGGAGTGCGCCGTTCTCGGCCTACCCGACGAACGCCTCGGCGAGCGCGTCGTCGCGGTCGTGGTGCCCGCAGGCGGCGCCGTCGTCACGGCCGAACAGGTCCGCGCGGTCGCCGCCGAACAGCTCGACAGAACCGCGGTACCCCGAGAGGTGTTCATCGTCGGCGAACTGCCCCGCCGTGGGCCCGGGAAGGTCGACCGGGCCGCTCTGCGGCGCACCCTGTCCTGA
- a CDS encoding NADH:flavin oxidoreductase/NADH oxidase: MPNLFSPFTLKGVTLRNRIVMSPMTMYQSTDGKMNDFHVSYLGARAAGGFGLVFPEQVAITPDGRTSTTCSGIWDDDQIEGHKRVTDAIKMFGGVAGIQLGHTGRKGSEVPKYKTIDGYPGGSQLPPDHAQGWTCRAPSAIPYGGDHSFPVHELTRDEIKDLYRSYADAALRAVDAGYEWLEMHYAHGYLGASFFSPLANQRTDEYGGSLENRARFHLEALDAVRAVWPEEFPLTMRLGSDDLNPDGTQFEDAITAIGWMTEHGLDLADISLGFNTDDMRNNPMGDQGFMLSRAERLKNAVDIPIATSWNLGVPAKADQVIKDGVIDLAFLGRPALANPHWPVWAARELGYDNPFELVPDDWRWWLENFRGHEPSIGLPPAADTLSQEESAA, from the coding sequence ATGCCCAATCTGTTCTCGCCGTTCACGCTCAAAGGCGTCACCCTGCGCAATCGAATCGTCATGTCTCCCATGACCATGTACCAGTCAACCGACGGGAAGATGAACGACTTCCACGTCAGCTATCTCGGCGCCCGGGCCGCCGGCGGATTCGGACTGGTGTTCCCTGAGCAGGTCGCCATCACCCCCGACGGACGCACGTCGACCACCTGCTCCGGCATCTGGGACGACGACCAGATCGAGGGGCACAAGCGCGTCACCGACGCCATCAAGATGTTCGGCGGCGTCGCGGGGATACAGCTCGGTCACACCGGCCGCAAGGGCAGCGAGGTTCCCAAGTACAAGACCATCGACGGGTATCCCGGCGGTTCTCAGCTGCCGCCGGATCATGCGCAGGGCTGGACCTGTCGCGCTCCGTCGGCAATCCCCTACGGCGGCGATCACTCGTTCCCCGTCCACGAGCTCACCAGGGACGAGATCAAGGACCTCTACCGGAGCTATGCGGATGCAGCTCTGCGCGCGGTTGATGCCGGCTATGAATGGCTCGAGATGCACTACGCACATGGCTATCTCGGCGCCAGCTTCTTCTCGCCGCTGGCGAACCAGCGGACCGACGAGTACGGCGGCAGCCTGGAGAACCGAGCCCGGTTCCACCTCGAGGCCCTCGACGCGGTCCGTGCGGTGTGGCCCGAGGAGTTCCCACTCACCATGCGCCTGGGTTCTGACGACCTCAACCCCGACGGAACGCAATTCGAGGACGCGATCACCGCGATCGGTTGGATGACCGAGCACGGGCTCGATCTCGCCGACATCTCACTCGGCTTCAACACCGACGACATGCGCAACAACCCGATGGGAGATCAGGGCTTCATGCTCTCGCGGGCCGAGCGCCTGAAGAACGCGGTCGACATCCCGATAGCCACGAGCTGGAACCTGGGAGTGCCGGCGAAGGCGGACCAGGTGATCAAGGACGGCGTCATCGACCTGGCGTTCCTGGGCCGCCCGGCGTTGGCCAACCCGCACTGGCCGGTCTGGGCCGCGCGAGAACTGGGTTACGACAACCCCTTCGAACTCGTCCCCGACGACTGGCGGTGGTGGCTGGAGAACTTTCGCGGGCATGAACCGAGCATCGGTCTGCCGCCGGCGGCCGACACCCTGTCCCAGGAGGAGTCGGCGGCATGA
- a CDS encoding DUF3349 domain-containing protein: MDRPQLMRSIMNWLRAGYPNGVPTNDYVPLMALLRRQLSDDEVHEISDALIADAAGRGETEPISRVDVGVLITKVTEELPSEPDIARVRAILEDAGWTFEAGQRGGTSDAS, translated from the coding sequence ATGGACCGCCCACAACTCATGCGCTCGATCATGAACTGGTTGCGTGCCGGCTATCCCAACGGTGTCCCGACCAACGACTACGTCCCGCTCATGGCGCTGCTGCGCCGTCAGCTCTCCGACGACGAGGTCCACGAGATCTCCGACGCGTTGATCGCCGACGCCGCAGGCCGAGGCGAGACCGAACCCATCTCCCGCGTCGACGTCGGCGTCCTGATCACCAAGGTGACCGAGGAGCTGCCGTCCGAACCCGACATCGCCCGCGTGCGGGCCATCCTCGAGGACGCGGGGTGGACCTTCGAGGCCGGTCAGCGCGGCGGGACGTCGGACGCGTCCTGA
- a CDS encoding inorganic phosphate transporter: MSAEMLILVLLVVTALGFDFTNGFHDTGNAMATSIATGALKPKVAVTIAAILNLVGAFLSVQVAATITKDVLKIQQTKGPGAGDLVSGLDGQKALVIIFAGLIGGILWNLFTWLFGLPSSSSHALFGGLIGSGLAAIGTSGVNWEGITQKIIIPALLAPVIALLVAALGTWLIYAITSKIVDSKKEGGFRTGQIATASLVSLAHGTGDAQKTMGVIALALIATGHLSAGSVSEGLPIWIVFSCAIAIAAGTYLGGWRIIRTLGKGLVEIKAPQGLAAEASSAAIILTSSAAGMALSTTHVATGSILGSGVGKPGASVRWGVAGRMIVAWVTTLPLAGLVGAATFFIANSIGGAAGAIVIFVILVALSGYMYWRAQQQKVDHNNVNADWDEKSNTMIPAEIAAESPSTVGTR; the protein is encoded by the coding sequence ATGAGCGCAGAAATGTTGATCCTGGTGTTGCTGGTGGTCACAGCACTTGGCTTCGACTTCACGAACGGCTTCCACGACACGGGCAACGCAATGGCCACGTCCATCGCCACCGGGGCTCTCAAGCCCAAGGTCGCGGTGACCATCGCCGCGATCCTCAACCTCGTCGGAGCGTTCCTCTCCGTCCAGGTCGCGGCGACCATCACCAAGGACGTCCTCAAGATCCAGCAGACCAAGGGCCCCGGCGCGGGCGACCTGGTCTCCGGGCTCGACGGTCAGAAGGCGCTGGTGATCATCTTCGCCGGCCTGATCGGCGGCATCCTGTGGAACCTCTTCACCTGGCTGTTCGGTCTGCCCTCGAGCTCCTCGCACGCGCTGTTCGGTGGCCTCATCGGCTCCGGGCTCGCCGCCATCGGCACCTCCGGCGTCAACTGGGAGGGCATCACCCAGAAGATCATCATCCCGGCGCTGCTCGCCCCGGTGATCGCGCTGCTCGTCGCCGCGCTCGGCACCTGGCTGATCTACGCCATCACCTCCAAGATCGTCGACAGCAAGAAGGAGGGCGGGTTCCGCACAGGTCAGATCGCGACCGCCTCGCTCGTCTCGCTGGCACACGGCACCGGCGACGCGCAGAAGACCATGGGTGTCATCGCCCTCGCGCTGATCGCGACCGGCCACCTGTCCGCGGGCTCGGTCAGCGAAGGCCTGCCGATCTGGATCGTCTTCTCCTGCGCCATCGCCATCGCCGCGGGCACCTACCTCGGCGGCTGGCGCATCATCCGCACGCTGGGCAAGGGCCTGGTCGAGATCAAGGCGCCGCAGGGTCTGGCCGCCGAGGCCTCATCGGCCGCGATCATCCTCACCTCGAGTGCCGCAGGCATGGCGCTGTCGACCACCCACGTCGCCACCGGCTCGATCCTCGGATCGGGCGTCGGCAAGCCGGGCGCGTCGGTGCGCTGGGGTGTCGCGGGCCGCATGATCGTCGCCTGGGTCACCACCCTCCCCCTGGCCGGCCTGGTCGGTGCCGCCACCTTCTTCATCGCCAACTCCATCGGCGGAGCGGCCGGGGCCATCGTCATCTTCGTGATCCTGGTGGCGCTGTCGGGCTACATGTACTGGCGCGCACAGCAGCAGAAGGTCGACCACAACAACGTCAACGCCGACTGGGACGAGAAGTCCAACACGATGATCCCGGCGGAAATCGCCGCGGAGAGCCCGTCCACCGTCGGCACTCGCTGA
- a CDS encoding sialate O-acetylesterase — translation MPSPFDPVLRTYEEDRVVHGSFPVKLRALMRVKTVVKKAIATGTPVEPFAEPYTVVAILGQSNAAGAGIEVGGTTPTPPNPRVHQWPGCGRYRGRKPLAAVDPLVHEVPTSGVGFATEFGSLLADATGEPVLLVPTARGDTSFYPKNGYSWDPGNSDVRVNLFKYACAQIDSALEFSGQPLSAILWHQGESDGPLTPADEYQAQFDLLIASLRVRYGPVPFILGQLSPEYMRHGPPKLAGIDAVHRDTPNRHPHARFVPSPDGMLNGGEDPHFNAEAGREIGRRMYAAYAEMVGKPAR, via the coding sequence ATGCCGTCTCCGTTCGATCCAGTCCTGCGCACGTACGAAGAAGATCGGGTCGTCCACGGCAGCTTCCCCGTGAAGCTGCGGGCGCTGATGCGCGTGAAGACGGTGGTGAAGAAGGCGATCGCGACCGGTACGCCGGTCGAGCCCTTCGCCGAGCCGTACACGGTGGTCGCGATCCTGGGGCAGTCGAATGCCGCGGGCGCCGGAATCGAGGTCGGCGGCACCACGCCGACGCCGCCGAACCCTCGTGTGCACCAGTGGCCCGGCTGCGGGCGGTATCGCGGACGTAAGCCACTTGCCGCGGTGGACCCGCTCGTCCATGAGGTGCCCACCAGCGGTGTCGGTTTCGCGACCGAGTTCGGGTCGCTGCTCGCCGACGCAACCGGCGAGCCGGTGCTGTTGGTCCCGACCGCACGTGGCGACACGTCGTTCTATCCGAAGAACGGGTACTCGTGGGATCCCGGGAACTCCGACGTGCGGGTGAACCTCTTCAAGTACGCGTGCGCCCAGATCGATTCGGCGTTGGAGTTCAGTGGTCAGCCGTTGTCGGCGATCCTGTGGCATCAGGGGGAATCCGACGGCCCGTTGACGCCCGCCGACGAGTATCAGGCGCAGTTCGATCTGCTGATCGCCTCGTTGAGGGTCCGGTACGGCCCGGTGCCGTTCATCCTCGGACAGCTCAGCCCCGAGTACATGCGTCACGGTCCGCCCAAACTGGCCGGGATCGACGCCGTGCACCGTGACACCCCGAACCGGCACCCGCACGCACGTTTCGTTCCCTCGCCCGACGGCATGCTCAACGGCGGCGAGGATCCACATTTCAACGCCGAGGCGGGACGCGAGATCGGTCGGCGCATGTACGCGGCCTATGCCGAGATGGTGGGTAAGCCCGCTCGCTAG
- a CDS encoding DUF3349 domain-containing protein — protein MADTKTFDAILDWVRAGYPEGVPPKDYFPLLALLKRSLDEEQVTRAILTVFKEHGTDNPVTEDQIRSAIAKVIELEPNPEEINQVASRLASVGWPLSSPAT, from the coding sequence GTGGCTGATACGAAAACCTTCGACGCGATCCTCGACTGGGTCCGCGCGGGCTACCCCGAGGGCGTGCCCCCGAAGGACTACTTCCCACTGCTGGCGCTGCTCAAGCGCTCGCTCGACGAGGAGCAGGTCACCCGGGCCATCCTCACCGTCTTCAAGGAGCACGGCACCGACAACCCGGTCACCGAGGACCAGATCCGCAGCGCGATCGCCAAGGTGATCGAACTGGAGCCGAACCCGGAGGAGATCAACCAGGTCGCCTCCCGGCTCGCGTCGGTCGGTTGGCCGCTCTCCTCACCCGCGACCTGA
- a CDS encoding LLM class F420-dependent oxidoreductase produces the protein MKIGMGINYAGDFSETINNLLEFEKAGLDRVAVPEAYSYDAVSQLGYIAAKSTTLELATGILPLFTRTPTNIAMTAAGLDYISGGRAVLGIGASGPQVIEGFHGVKYDAPLGRAREYADICRKVWRRERLEYDGKYYKLPLTKEDGGTGLGKPLKLINHPVRERIPMALAAIGPKNVALAAEKFEEWQPIFFHPDHVDAAFGEPLKAGKAKREAELGDLQISVTTALLISDDETAKDNARALVAHQVALYVGGMGARGKNFYNDLAVRYGYVDEAKEIQDLYLDGKKDEAANAVPDDLVRQISLIGSAGEVKDRVQAFEAGGVTMALATPMAADHAANVEQIRLLKGMIA, from the coding sequence ATGAAGATCGGTATGGGCATCAACTACGCCGGGGATTTCAGCGAGACGATCAACAATCTGCTGGAGTTCGAGAAGGCCGGGCTCGACCGGGTCGCGGTCCCCGAGGCCTACAGCTACGACGCGGTGAGCCAGCTCGGCTACATCGCCGCGAAGTCGACCACCCTCGAACTAGCCACCGGCATCCTGCCGCTGTTCACCCGCACGCCCACCAACATCGCGATGACCGCAGCCGGTCTCGACTACATCTCCGGCGGCCGCGCCGTGCTCGGCATCGGCGCGTCCGGACCGCAGGTCATCGAGGGGTTCCACGGCGTCAAGTACGACGCCCCGCTCGGCCGGGCCCGCGAGTACGCCGACATCTGCCGCAAGGTCTGGCGCCGTGAGCGCCTCGAATACGACGGCAAGTACTACAAGCTCCCGCTCACCAAGGAAGACGGCGGCACCGGTCTCGGCAAGCCGCTCAAGCTCATCAACCACCCCGTTCGCGAGCGCATCCCGATGGCGTTGGCCGCGATCGGTCCCAAGAACGTCGCGTTGGCCGCGGAGAAGTTCGAGGAGTGGCAGCCGATCTTCTTCCACCCCGATCACGTCGACGCCGCGTTCGGCGAGCCGCTCAAGGCCGGGAAGGCCAAGCGCGAGGCCGAGCTGGGGGACCTGCAGATCTCGGTGACCACTGCGCTGCTGATCAGCGACGACGAGACCGCCAAGGACAACGCCCGTGCGTTGGTGGCGCATCAGGTCGCGCTCTACGTCGGCGGCATGGGCGCTCGGGGCAAGAACTTCTACAACGACCTCGCCGTGCGCTACGGCTACGTCGACGAGGCCAAGGAGATCCAGGACCTCTACCTCGACGGCAAGAAGGACGAGGCCGCCAACGCGGTTCCCGACGACCTGGTGCGTCAGATCTCCCTGATCGGGTCGGCCGGCGAGGTCAAGGATCGCGTGCAGGCGTTCGAGGCCGGCGGCGTGACGATGGCGCTGGCCACCCCGATGGCTGCCGACCACGCGGCGAACGTCGAGCAGATCCGTCTTCTCAAAGGGATGATTGCCTGA